One region of Vigna angularis cultivar LongXiaoDou No.4 chromosome 10, ASM1680809v1, whole genome shotgun sequence genomic DNA includes:
- the LOC108336070 gene encoding vesicle transport v-SNARE 12, whose product MSEVFEGYERQYCELSANLSRKCSSTSLVSDQEQKLQKFSEIKAGLDDADVLIRKMDLEARSLQPSAKAMLLAKLREYKSDLSNLKKEFKRLTSPNSDEAAREELLEAGIADTHSASADQRERLTMSVERLNHSSERIRESHRTLLETEELGVSILQDLHSQRETLLNSHKRLHGVDDAIDKSKKVLTTMSRRITRNKWIVASVIGALVFAIVVILFYKLSH is encoded by the exons ATGAGTGAGGTTTTCGAAGGGTACGAGCGCCAGTACTGTGAGCTCTCTGCTAATCTCTCCCGCAAATGTAGTTCAACCTCGCTTGTTTCTGATCAAG AACAGAAGCTGCAGAAGTTTTCTGAGATCAAAGCAGGACTGGATGACGCTGATGTCCTG ATTCGGAAAATGGACCTTGAGGCAAGAAGTTTGCAGCCAAGCGCAAAGGCAATGCTTCTTGCAAAGTTGAGGGAGTACAAATCTGATCTAAGCAacttgaaaaaggaatttaaaagGCTAACATCACCTAATTCTGATGAGGCTGCCCGTGAAGAATTGTTGGAGGCTGGCATAGCAGATACTCATTCG GCTTCTGCTGATCAGAGAGAAAGATTAACTATGTCTGTGGAGAGATTAAACCACTCCAGTGAGAGAATAAGGGAGAGCCATAGAACCTTACTGGAGACTGAAGAACTTGGTGTTTCCATCCTCCAGGATTTGCACAGTCAGCGAGAGACTCTATTGAACTCCCATAAAAGG CTTCATGGGGTAGATGATGCTATTGACAAGAGTAAGAAGGTTTTAACTACCATGTCACGGAGAATAACTAGGAACAAATGGATCGTTGCATCTGTGATTGGAGCTCTTGTTTTTGCTATAgttgttattcttttttacaAGCTATCTCATTAg
- the LOC108335300 gene encoding uncharacterized protein LOC108335300: MDSLPSVSPSMVLPPSHPFRRLPPRFLSARTRTRRRHLSVSCTLAGDGTDDDLERALHMDGAIPRTSNEFVKRVSSRAYDMRRNLQQSFDSSSYDVLDANPWRETSKAVYVLTQKENQLCTMKTRRNRSEVERELGLLFSKGGKWGSGIGNQSKQARGGTTKFQMLVEDVREGVLVFEDENEAVKYCDLLEGGGQGCEGVAEIEASSIFDLCQKMRALAVLFRRGRTPPLPESLKLNLRARKRSLEDQDDLM; the protein is encoded by the exons ATGGATTCCCTTCCTTCCGTCTCGCCCTCCATGGTCCTCCCTCCCAGCCACCCTTTCCGCCGTCTCCCTCCGCGCTTCCTCTCTGCCCGAACCCGAACTCGCCGCCGCCACCTGTCCGTCTCCTGCACACTCGCCGGCGACGGCACCGACGACGACCTCGAAAGGGCTCTCCACATGGACGGCGCCATTCCACGCACCTCCAACGAGTTTGTCAAACGCGTCTCCTCACGCGCCTACGACATGCGCCGCAACCTCCAGCAGTCCTTCGATTCCAGCAGCTACGACG TTTTAGATGCCAACCCTTGGAGAGAGACTTCGAAGGCCGTGTATGTACTCACGCAAAAGGAAAATCAATTGTGCACAATGAAGACCCGCAGAAATAGAAG TGAGGTTGAAAGAGAACTGGGATTGTTGTTTTCTAAAGGAGGCAAGTGGGGATCTGGAATTGGAAATCAGTCCAAACAGGCGAGGGGAGGGACTACTAAGTTTCAAATGCTTGTGGAAGATGTTAGAGAGGGAGTACTG GTatttgaagatgaaaatgaggCAGTAAAGTATTGTGACTTGCTGGAAGGAGGTGGTCAGGGTTGTGAGGGTGTTGCCGAGATAGAAGCCTCATCG ATATTTGATCTTTGCCAGAAAATGAGGGCTCTTGCAGTTCTATTCCGCAGAGGGAGGACACCTCCTCTTCCTGAAAGTCTTAAACTCAATCTGCGAGCTCGTAAAAGGTCCCTTGAAGATCAAGATGATTTGATGTGA